Proteins found in one Amycolatopsis aidingensis genomic segment:
- the cysC gene encoding adenylyl-sulfate kinase, with the protein MTQPMAMAQGDHAGLLRFLTCGSVDDGKSTLIGRLLYESRLLHTDQLDALAADSRRHGTRGAELDFALLVDGLAAEREQGITIDVAYRFFATERRRFIVADTPGHEQYTRNMVTGASTADAAVILLDARKGLLDQTYRHTNLVALLGIRQVALAVNKLDLIGYSREAFERISAQYREFAAGLGITEVACIPVSAVEGTNVVARSERTPWYEGESLLEWLETARPRDGSPTAPARLLVQWVNRPDDTFRGFSGRVLGGTLHRGDRVRVQPGEQESVVERIVTMDGELPAAPAGSSVTVVLAGELDVSRGSVLAAGPPVEVADAFRAHLVWLDEQEMLPGRRYLAKFGARTVGFTAERPRHRIDVRTQAELPARTLRAGEIGVAHVRIDEPVAYQPYHQDRDLGSFIVLDPLNNRTVGAGMIDFALRRSANLRWQAVTVDKQARTARNGHRPCVVWFTGLSGAGKSTIADLVERRLHGLGAHTFLLDGDNIRHGLNSDLGFTEADRVENIRRIAEVSALMVQAGLIVLVSFISPFRAERALARGLVEPGEFCEVYVGTPLETAQRRDPKGLYAKARRGELVNFTGIDSPYEPPTDPELRLDTTQGTPEQAAEEVLGALRELGVLGTDRTTPGNTY; encoded by the coding sequence ATGACCCAGCCGATGGCCATGGCGCAGGGGGACCATGCCGGCCTGCTGCGCTTTCTCACCTGCGGCAGCGTGGACGACGGCAAGAGCACCCTGATCGGCAGGCTGTTGTACGAGTCCCGGCTGTTGCACACCGACCAGCTCGATGCGCTGGCCGCCGACTCGCGGCGGCACGGCACCAGGGGTGCCGAGCTGGACTTCGCGCTGCTGGTCGACGGCCTGGCCGCGGAGCGGGAGCAGGGGATCACCATTGACGTGGCGTACCGGTTCTTCGCCACCGAGCGGCGCCGGTTCATCGTCGCCGACACGCCGGGCCACGAGCAGTACACCCGAAATATGGTCACCGGCGCCTCCACCGCGGACGCCGCCGTGATCCTGCTCGACGCCCGCAAGGGCCTGCTCGACCAGACCTACCGGCACACCAACCTGGTCGCACTGCTTGGCATCCGGCAGGTCGCGCTGGCGGTGAACAAGCTGGACCTGATCGGCTACTCGCGGGAGGCGTTCGAGCGGATCAGCGCACAGTACCGCGAGTTCGCAGCCGGACTCGGCATCACCGAGGTGGCCTGCATCCCGGTGTCCGCAGTGGAAGGGACCAACGTGGTCGCCCGAAGCGAGCGGACGCCGTGGTACGAAGGGGAGTCCCTGCTCGAGTGGCTGGAGACGGCGCGGCCGCGGGACGGCTCGCCCACCGCACCGGCGCGGCTGCTCGTGCAGTGGGTGAACCGGCCGGATGACACCTTCCGTGGCTTCTCCGGCAGGGTGCTGGGCGGCACGCTCCACCGTGGGGACCGGGTCCGGGTGCAGCCGGGGGAGCAGGAGTCCGTGGTGGAGCGCATCGTCACCATGGACGGCGAGCTCCCTGCGGCGCCTGCCGGGTCCTCGGTCACCGTGGTGCTGGCCGGGGAACTGGACGTCAGCAGGGGCAGCGTGCTCGCCGCCGGGCCGCCGGTCGAGGTCGCCGACGCCTTCCGGGCGCATCTGGTCTGGCTGGACGAGCAGGAGATGTTGCCAGGGCGGCGGTATCTGGCCAAGTTCGGCGCCCGCACGGTCGGTTTCACCGCGGAACGTCCCCGGCACCGGATCGACGTGCGCACCCAGGCCGAACTGCCCGCGCGGACCCTGCGGGCTGGGGAGATCGGGGTTGCGCACGTCCGTATCGACGAGCCGGTGGCGTACCAGCCGTACCACCAGGACCGCGACCTCGGTTCGTTCATCGTGCTGGACCCGCTGAACAACCGCACGGTCGGCGCCGGAATGATCGACTTCGCGCTGCGCCGCTCGGCCAACCTGCGCTGGCAGGCCGTCACCGTGGACAAGCAAGCCAGGACCGCCCGCAACGGGCACCGCCCCTGCGTGGTGTGGTTCACCGGGTTGTCCGGCGCAGGCAAGTCCACCATCGCGGACCTGGTGGAGCGGCGGCTGCACGGGCTCGGCGCGCATACCTTCCTGCTGGACGGCGACAACATCCGGCACGGCCTGAACTCCGACCTCGGCTTCACCGAGGCCGACCGGGTGGAGAACATCCGCCGGATCGCCGAGGTGTCCGCGCTGATGGTGCAGGCTGGCCTGATCGTGCTGGTGTCGTTCATCTCGCCGTTCCGCGCCGAGCGCGCGCTCGCCCGTGGGCTGGTCGAGCCGGGGGAGTTCTGCGAGGTGTACGTGGGCACCCCGCTGGAGACGGCGCAGCGCCGGGACCCGAAGGGCCTGTACGCCAAGGCACGGCGAGGCGAGCTGGTCAACTTCACCGGGATCGACTCGCCGTACGAGCCGCCCACCGACCCCGAGCTGCGGCTGGACACCACGCAGGGCACCCCGGAGCAGGCGGCCGAGGAGGTGCTCGGCGCGCTGCGCGAGCTCGGCGTGCTCGGCACGGACCGAACCACGCCTGGCAACACGTATTGA
- a CDS encoding sulfotransferase family protein, giving the protein MTAKTAPLEVDLLLASARDKTGLFEFGDDWFLEPLGVLVTALNKQAGLSGFGRELTRRRLIALLADRLRLRALQREHPEILEVEPDVGAVICGLPRTGSTLLHRLLSASPKLTSTLSWETSYPIPFPGEGPDAAERKERARQRMAAFLELSPEFGDIHTVAWDGPEEDVILLDRTFTSMSFDSFYWVPDYGDWLRSADQGKAYQELRQWLQVLQWQDPSRAHRRWVLKSPHHLTAVDTVLDTFDGCRIVMTHRSPVRAVPSYASMVRAMSAQYSDSGDPVAIGRYWSERFATTLGEFTAVRARRPHRFVDVRFDQMVAEPAAQARRVLGALGLGADEADDAAFESYLDRDRRERDATHSYTAEDFGLSAERIERDFASYVEVYL; this is encoded by the coding sequence GTGACCGCGAAGACCGCACCGCTGGAGGTGGACCTGCTGCTGGCCTCCGCGCGGGACAAGACCGGGTTGTTCGAGTTCGGCGACGACTGGTTCCTCGAGCCGCTCGGGGTGCTGGTGACCGCGTTGAACAAGCAGGCGGGCCTTTCCGGGTTCGGCCGTGAACTGACCCGGCGCAGGCTCATCGCGCTGCTGGCCGACCGGCTGCGGCTGCGCGCGCTGCAACGGGAACATCCGGAGATCCTCGAGGTGGAGCCGGATGTGGGTGCGGTCATCTGCGGTCTGCCGCGGACCGGGTCCACCCTGCTGCACCGGCTGCTGTCCGCCTCGCCGAAGCTCACCTCCACGCTGTCCTGGGAGACCTCGTACCCGATCCCCTTCCCCGGTGAGGGGCCGGACGCTGCCGAGCGCAAGGAGCGTGCCCGGCAGCGGATGGCGGCCTTCCTCGAACTCTCGCCCGAGTTCGGCGATATCCACACCGTGGCATGGGATGGCCCGGAGGAGGACGTGATCCTGCTGGACCGGACCTTCACCTCGATGAGCTTCGACTCCTTCTACTGGGTGCCGGACTACGGGGACTGGCTGCGGTCGGCCGACCAGGGCAAGGCGTACCAGGAGCTGCGCCAGTGGTTGCAGGTGCTGCAGTGGCAGGATCCGTCCAGGGCGCACCGGCGCTGGGTGCTGAAGTCGCCACACCACCTGACGGCGGTGGACACCGTGCTGGACACCTTCGACGGCTGCCGGATCGTGATGACCCACCGGTCCCCGGTGCGCGCGGTGCCCTCCTACGCCTCGATGGTACGCGCGATGTCCGCCCAGTACAGCGATTCCGGGGATCCGGTCGCGATCGGCCGCTACTGGAGCGAGCGGTTCGCCACCACCCTCGGAGAGTTCACCGCGGTGCGCGCGCGGCGGCCGCACCGCTTCGTGGACGTCCGTTTCGACCAGATGGTGGCCGAGCCAGCCGCCCAGGCCCGTCGTGTGCTCGGCGCGCTGGGCCTTGGCGCGGACGAGGCCGACGATGCGGCATTCGAGTCCTATCTGGACCGGGACCGGCGGGAACGCGATGCCACGCACTCCTACACGGCGGAGGACTTCGGGTTGTCCGCGGAACGAATCGAACGAGACTTCGCATCCTATGTGGAGGTTTACCTGTGA
- a CDS encoding SDR family oxidoreductase — protein MLDGEVVLVTGVGPGLGARLACRAAAEGAKVVMAARSTEVMTAEAERITAAGGEAFGMSCDVRKPEEVQRLVDAATERFGPITGLINSAYGHPGFADLLDTREKAIRRSMDIILFGALNVTRAVVPGMKAAGRGAIVNIGTMATRKPMRGDGGYAAAKAAMGSVTRSLALELGEHGIRANQAMMGWLDGPGVRFYLRMTAEQRGVAEQEIYDEIAGGKPLGRIPPDEACAGAVLFLLSRYASEITGATLDVNGGEYMPA, from the coding sequence ATGCTCGACGGCGAGGTCGTGCTGGTCACCGGGGTCGGGCCGGGGCTCGGTGCCCGGCTGGCCTGCCGGGCAGCGGCCGAGGGCGCGAAGGTCGTGATGGCGGCACGCTCGACCGAGGTGATGACCGCGGAGGCGGAGCGGATCACCGCGGCCGGTGGCGAGGCCTTCGGCATGTCCTGCGATGTCCGCAAGCCCGAGGAGGTGCAGCGGCTGGTGGACGCCGCCACCGAGCGGTTCGGCCCGATCACCGGGCTGATCAACTCGGCCTATGGGCATCCAGGCTTCGCCGACCTGCTGGACACGCGGGAGAAGGCGATCCGCCGCTCGATGGACATCATCCTGTTCGGCGCGCTGAACGTCACCCGCGCGGTGGTGCCGGGGATGAAGGCGGCCGGAAGGGGCGCCATCGTCAACATCGGCACGATGGCCACCCGTAAGCCGATGCGCGGGGACGGCGGGTACGCGGCGGCCAAGGCTGCGATGGGGTCGGTGACCCGTTCGCTCGCACTGGAGCTCGGCGAGCACGGAATCCGTGCCAACCAGGCGATGATGGGCTGGCTGGATGGCCCCGGCGTGCGCTTCTACCTGCGGATGACGGCGGAGCAGCGCGGTGTCGCCGAGCAGGAGATCTACGACGAGATCGCGGGCGGCAAGCCGCTCGGCCGGATCCCGCCGGACGAGGCCTGCGCCGGTGCGGTGCTGTTCCTGCTGTCCCGCTACGCCTCCGAGATCACCGGGGCGACGCTGGACGTCAACGGTGGGGAGTACATGCCGGCATGA
- a CDS encoding SRPBCC domain-containing protein → MSESHIVESVTVEIEAPARFVWEVLVDYPRYPEWNPYTVRAETTLAIGDRIDLTVPAMDGSAGTFVNREYIRIVDPPHHLRYDTGDELPGIFAVRDQWIEPLGPRRCSYRTTDTFSGEYAGQVMRQAGPWVKDGFDAVARALKERAERLWARPTDAGQGP, encoded by the coding sequence ATGAGCGAATCCCATATCGTCGAGTCCGTCACGGTGGAGATCGAGGCACCGGCCCGGTTCGTCTGGGAGGTGCTGGTCGACTACCCGCGCTACCCGGAATGGAACCCCTACACGGTCCGCGCGGAGACCACCCTGGCGATCGGGGACCGGATCGACCTCACCGTGCCCGCCATGGACGGTTCGGCAGGCACCTTCGTGAACCGGGAGTACATCCGGATCGTCGACCCGCCACATCATCTGCGCTACGACACCGGGGACGAGCTGCCCGGCATCTTCGCCGTCCGCGACCAGTGGATCGAACCCCTTGGGCCGCGACGCTGTAGCTACCGCACCACCGACACCTTCAGCGGCGAGTACGCCGGGCAGGTGATGCGCCAGGCGGGCCCGTGGGTCAAGGACGGGTTCGACGCCGTGGCCCGCGCGCTGAAGGAACGCGCCGAGCGGCTGTGGGCCCGGCCCACGGATGCCGGTCAGGGACCGTAG
- a CDS encoding DUF1214 domain-containing protein, whose product MSEPAEAWAEFCRALERAGQEVLRPAAPDTPLDRAEGFRYLSRLTREMLYSCVDNADPDFPRLHELDLVKIGADNPDNVYLSANIRGDRSYRITGRRGTIAYFSIGSKANRYAKDGTMASTGELTDSELVAEPDGTIEIIASATEQGRNWLPLAPDSTGLVLRQTYLDRGTETPGQWAIERIDGPAEPAELSPEFLAKALRRAALSVHGTAATFAQWTELFMTRPNELADFGQNMFQRAGGDPEIHYLHGYWKLAPGEAWLIETEVPDCPYWNFQLDNWWMESLDHRRRITVNKHTAVLSGGRLTIVVADRDPGFGNWIDTCGHGSGTALLRWLGARTHPVPECRVVALDALIGREDR is encoded by the coding sequence GTGAGCGAGCCTGCCGAAGCCTGGGCGGAGTTCTGCCGGGCGCTGGAGCGAGCGGGGCAGGAGGTGCTGCGCCCCGCGGCCCCGGACACCCCGCTGGACCGCGCCGAGGGCTTCCGCTACCTGAGCCGCCTCACCAGGGAGATGCTGTACTCCTGTGTGGACAACGCCGACCCGGACTTCCCCCGGCTGCACGAGCTGGACCTGGTGAAGATCGGCGCGGACAATCCGGACAACGTCTACCTCTCGGCGAACATCCGCGGTGACCGCAGCTACCGGATCACCGGCAGGCGCGGCACGATCGCGTACTTCAGTATCGGCTCCAAGGCCAACCGCTACGCCAAGGACGGCACCATGGCCTCCACCGGCGAGCTGACCGACAGTGAGCTGGTCGCCGAGCCGGACGGCACCATCGAGATTATCGCCAGCGCGACCGAGCAGGGCCGCAACTGGCTCCCGCTCGCCCCCGACTCCACCGGCCTCGTGCTGCGCCAGACCTACCTCGACCGCGGCACCGAGACGCCGGGGCAGTGGGCGATCGAGCGGATCGATGGCCCCGCCGAGCCCGCCGAGCTCAGTCCGGAGTTCCTGGCCAAGGCACTGCGCCGGGCCGCGCTGTCGGTGCACGGCACCGCGGCCACTTTCGCACAGTGGACCGAGCTGTTCATGACAAGGCCGAACGAGCTCGCCGACTTCGGCCAGAACATGTTCCAGCGAGCCGGTGGGGACCCGGAGATCCACTACCTGCACGGCTACTGGAAGCTGGCCCCCGGTGAGGCATGGCTGATCGAGACCGAGGTTCCCGACTGCCCGTACTGGAACTTCCAGCTGGACAACTGGTGGATGGAGTCGCTGGACCACCGGCGCCGGATCACGGTGAACAAGCACACCGCCGTGCTCAGCGGGGGCAGGCTGACCATCGTGGTGGCCGACCGTGATCCCGGCTTCGGCAACTGGATTGACACCTGCGGGCACGGCAGCGGCACCGCGTTGCTGCGCTGGCTCGGCGCACGGACCCACCCCGTCCCGGAATGCCGGGTGGTCGCACTGGATGCGTTGATCGGCAGGGAGGACAGGTGA